A single genomic interval of Zobellia nedashkovskayae harbors:
- a CDS encoding ExbD/TolR family protein produces the protein MKLKGRNKVSPDFSMSSMTDIVFLLLIFFMLTANSPNALDLLLPKAKGKSTNTQNVSVSIDKNLQYYVNNEKINGEYIEIELKKALEGQDKPTIILRAEESVAIKEAVNVMDIANRNSYKVILAVRPN, from the coding sequence ATGAAATTAAAGGGAAGAAACAAGGTTAGTCCAGATTTTAGCATGTCTTCAATGACAGATATCGTATTTCTGTTATTGATATTTTTCATGCTTACCGCAAACTCTCCTAATGCGTTGGATTTATTACTTCCAAAAGCAAAAGGTAAGTCTACGAATACACAAAACGTATCTGTAAGTATAGATAAGAATTTACAGTATTACGTAAATAACGAGAAGATTAACGGAGAATACATAGAAATTGAACTTAAAAAGGCACTAGAAGGACAAGATAAACCCACTATTATTTTAAGGGCAGAAGAAAGCGTTGCCATCAAAGAAGCGGTGAACGTTATGGATATTGCCAACAGAAATAGTTATAAGGTAATCTTGGCTGTGCGACCCAATTAA
- a CDS encoding bifunctional folylpolyglutamate synthase/dihydrofolate synthase, producing MTYQETLDWMFTQLPMYQQKGKQAYNAKLDGIRNFANYLGNPENKFKSIHVGGTNGKGSSSHMLASILQEAGYKVGLYTSPHLKDFRERIRVNGNCVDENFVIEFIANNQSFFENHHLSFFEMTVGMAFDYFAEEKVDIAIVEVGLGGRLDSTNIITPEVNLITNIGFDHVDMLGDTLPKIAFEKAGIIKEGVPVVVSEFLAETAETFQDVAQSKNAKLIYAEQEIDEVYETSLLGVYQEKNVKGVMAVIEQLSGFTITNDQLRSGLLKVVQNTGLMGRWQQLKTAPTVICDTAHNKEGLSIVINQVKQQKFRKLFIVLGFVKGKDLNTILQLFPKDAEYYFTSPEISRGLEVNELVDRAKEFGLVGKSFTAVKAAYSSALADAGPEDFIFVGGSTFTVSEVI from the coding sequence GTGACCTATCAGGAAACTTTAGATTGGATGTTTACACAACTTCCAATGTATCAGCAAAAAGGAAAGCAAGCCTATAATGCCAAACTTGATGGTATTCGCAACTTCGCAAACTATTTAGGTAATCCAGAAAATAAATTCAAAAGCATCCATGTTGGTGGCACCAATGGCAAAGGTTCTAGCAGTCATATGTTGGCATCCATTCTTCAAGAAGCGGGTTATAAAGTTGGTTTATATACATCACCGCATCTAAAAGATTTTAGAGAGCGTATCCGTGTAAATGGCAATTGCGTAGATGAAAACTTTGTGATTGAATTTATAGCAAATAATCAATCTTTTTTTGAAAATCATCATCTATCTTTTTTTGAAATGACCGTAGGTATGGCCTTCGATTATTTTGCTGAGGAAAAGGTTGATATAGCCATTGTTGAGGTTGGATTAGGAGGAAGGTTGGATTCTACCAATATTATAACACCAGAAGTAAACCTTATTACTAACATAGGTTTTGATCATGTAGATATGTTAGGTGATACGTTACCTAAGATTGCTTTTGAGAAAGCGGGAATTATTAAAGAAGGTGTGCCAGTAGTGGTAAGCGAGTTTCTGGCGGAGACTGCAGAAACTTTTCAAGATGTTGCTCAATCAAAAAATGCAAAGCTTATTTATGCCGAACAAGAAATTGATGAGGTGTATGAAACTTCGCTTTTAGGTGTATATCAAGAAAAGAATGTAAAAGGAGTAATGGCTGTTATAGAACAGCTCAGTGGTTTTACCATAACTAATGACCAATTACGTTCTGGACTTCTTAAAGTAGTACAAAACACAGGTTTAATGGGAAGGTGGCAGCAACTAAAAACTGCCCCAACGGTTATTTGTGATACCGCACATAACAAAGAAGGTCTCTCTATTGTTATAAATCAGGTAAAGCAGCAAAAATTTAGAAAATTATTTATAGTCCTTGGTTTTGTAAAAGGCAAAGACCTAAATACCATATTACAATTGTTTCCGAAAGACGCAGAATACTACTTTACATCTCCAGAAATTTCACGTGGATTAGAAGTTAATGAGTTGGTAGACAGGGCTAAAGAATTTGGGCTGGTTGGTAAAAGCTTTACGGCTGTTAAGGCTGCTTATAGCAGTGCTTTGGCAGATGCTGGACCTGAGGACTTCATCTTTGTTGGAGGTAGTACGTTCACTGTTTCAGAAGTTATTTAA
- a CDS encoding RNA polymerase sigma factor, which yields METEVVPESMSDEELVRKIARHNNAMLFAVLYDRYAQRVYNKCYSFSNSQAEAQDLTQDVFLMLFVKLSSFKGKSKFSTWVYAFTYNFCVNYVNRNKQRLMSDKSDSISESTKPMAVVDDDAEIANMRSEKLKKALELIDPEDKKILLLKYQDDISIKELTSILDVGESAVKMRLKRAKSRIVEAYNKIP from the coding sequence TTGGAAACAGAAGTAGTACCGGAGTCAATGTCGGATGAAGAGCTCGTGCGAAAAATAGCCAGGCATAATAATGCCATGCTGTTTGCCGTGCTTTACGATAGGTATGCTCAAAGGGTATATAATAAATGTTACAGTTTTTCCAATTCACAAGCAGAAGCTCAAGATCTGACGCAAGATGTTTTTTTGATGCTTTTTGTAAAACTGTCAAGTTTTAAGGGAAAATCAAAATTCTCTACCTGGGTATACGCATTCACCTATAATTTTTGTGTGAATTATGTAAACAGGAATAAACAGAGGTTAATGAGCGATAAGTCGGATTCTATTTCCGAATCCACAAAGCCTATGGCAGTTGTGGATGACGATGCGGAAATAGCGAATATGCGTTCGGAAAAACTTAAAAAAGCCTTGGAATTAATTGATCCCGAGGACAAAAAAATATTGCTTTTAAAATATCAAGACGATATATCGATAAAAGAACTGACCTCAATTTTAGATGTTGGTGAAAGTGCCGTAAAAATGCGGCTGAAACGAGCTAAGTCACGTATAGTGGAAGCTTATAATAAAATACCATAA
- a CDS encoding c-type cytochrome domain-containing protein yields MIALEFTTFIGRFHPLFVHMPIGFLFLAIALEWYESLKKTKVKSKLIPIAWLLGALCAAGAAVTGWFLGETGLYEEEYLFSHRWLGIALVVVAFIGWYLKSKPKAFPIKLQHGFNILLLAMLFIEGHKGGNLTHGETYLTEYAPAPIQKLLGSTENKDALPKFANPDSVLVYANLVAPIFEAKCVGCHNDEIKRGGLNMSHLDSLRMGGDSENVIVAGSTEESELFRRITLPPKNIKFMPPTNNALTYDEIKTVEWWIEQGALFEGALTSLKITENIKPVLLRRYGLDTNPKAWYETVQLQKLDSTQLSSLVQQGFEVKTLGPENSLLDIKYSGSDLTKEKLSELEKIKEYITWLSLANSNVTDEWLSSVSQFSNLTRLQLEKTEISDKGVAHLSKLKHLEALNLYGTKVTDACLPDIEKISSLKRVYLWQTGVSAKTAKNIQENSEKLKIVIGKG; encoded by the coding sequence ATGATTGCACTAGAATTCACAACATTTATAGGTCGTTTTCATCCCCTCTTTGTACACATGCCCATTGGCTTTCTCTTTCTAGCCATTGCATTAGAATGGTACGAAAGCCTCAAAAAAACCAAGGTTAAAAGCAAATTAATTCCTATAGCCTGGTTATTAGGAGCATTGTGTGCCGCGGGAGCTGCTGTTACAGGTTGGTTCTTGGGCGAAACAGGCCTCTACGAAGAAGAGTATCTATTTTCACATAGATGGCTTGGCATAGCCCTTGTTGTCGTTGCATTCATAGGGTGGTATTTAAAAAGTAAACCAAAGGCTTTCCCCATTAAACTACAGCACGGCTTTAACATCCTCTTATTAGCTATGTTGTTTATTGAAGGCCACAAGGGTGGGAATTTGACACACGGTGAAACTTATTTAACGGAATATGCTCCTGCTCCCATTCAAAAACTATTAGGCAGCACGGAAAACAAAGACGCTCTTCCAAAGTTTGCTAACCCTGATTCCGTTCTGGTGTATGCCAATTTGGTAGCACCAATTTTTGAGGCTAAATGCGTTGGTTGTCATAATGATGAAATCAAAAGAGGCGGACTTAATATGAGCCATCTGGATTCTTTACGAATGGGCGGTGATAGTGAAAATGTTATTGTAGCAGGAAGTACGGAAGAAAGTGAGCTGTTCAGAAGGATTACGCTCCCACCAAAGAATATTAAATTCATGCCCCCCACCAACAATGCCCTCACCTACGATGAGATTAAAACTGTGGAATGGTGGATTGAACAAGGTGCTCTTTTTGAAGGGGCACTTACCAGCTTAAAAATAACGGAAAATATAAAACCCGTTTTACTTAGGCGCTATGGTTTAGACACCAATCCCAAAGCCTGGTACGAAACAGTACAACTTCAAAAATTGGACAGCACCCAACTATCAAGTCTGGTGCAACAAGGTTTTGAAGTTAAAACATTGGGTCCTGAAAACTCATTATTAGACATCAAATACTCTGGCTCCGATCTGACCAAAGAAAAACTATCTGAACTTGAAAAAATAAAAGAATATATTACATGGCTATCTCTTGCCAATAGTAATGTTACAGATGAATGGCTTTCTAGTGTTTCACAGTTTTCTAATCTTACCCGTCTACAATTAGAAAAAACAGAAATATCGGATAAAGGAGTGGCTCATTTATCCAAATTGAAGCATTTAGAAGCACTTAATTTATATGGTACCAAAGTAACTGATGCCTGCCTACCCGATATAGAAAAAATAAGCAGCCTTAAGCGTGTTTATTTATGGCAAACAGGTGTAAGTGCCAAAACGGCCAAAAATATACAAGAGAATAGCGAGAAGCTAAAAATTGTAATCGGAAAAGGCTAG
- a CDS encoding mechanosensitive ion channel family protein, whose amino-acid sequence MDKVSEWQDLAFNTLTSIISDIASALPNIIGAIVILLIGWAISKIVRFVLKKVFKIAQLSKLSDKINEAKLFGDSNVKIDIEKVLLQFVKYILLLVFIIVAADIVELTIISQEIANLLRYLPILLSAMVILMIGLYAAKLIKSALKSVFDSMGFGGGKLVSSIVFYIIIIFVTITALNQAGIDTSMFTSNFTLILGAFLLAFALGLGLGSRNVVESLLKTFYARKNYAVGDKVKFVDIEGTIEAIDNISVTLNTKEGKLIVPIKEIVENRVKLG is encoded by the coding sequence ATGGATAAAGTTTCAGAGTGGCAAGATTTAGCTTTTAATACCTTAACCTCAATCATAAGTGATATAGCTTCTGCATTGCCTAATATTATAGGTGCAATAGTGATTTTGCTAATTGGTTGGGCCATTAGTAAGATAGTGCGTTTTGTTTTGAAGAAGGTATTTAAAATTGCACAACTAAGTAAGCTTTCGGATAAAATCAATGAAGCTAAGTTGTTTGGCGATAGTAATGTTAAGATTGATATTGAAAAAGTTTTACTGCAATTTGTAAAGTACATTCTTTTATTGGTCTTCATAATCGTTGCTGCAGATATTGTAGAGTTGACCATCATATCGCAGGAGATTGCTAACCTATTACGTTACTTGCCTATTTTGCTTAGCGCTATGGTCATTCTAATGATCGGATTGTATGCTGCTAAACTTATAAAATCTGCCTTAAAAAGTGTCTTTGACTCTATGGGTTTTGGAGGGGGTAAGCTCGTTAGTAGTATAGTTTTTTACATCATTATAATTTTCGTGACAATTACCGCACTAAACCAAGCGGGTATAGATACTTCTATGTTCACTAGTAATTTTACCCTTATCCTAGGGGCATTCTTATTAGCCTTTGCTTTAGGACTAGGTCTTGGGTCTAGAAATGTGGTAGAGAGTTTGTTGAAGACTTTTTATGCAAGAAAAAATTATGCCGTTGGCGATAAAGTTAAGTTTGTTGATATAGAGGGCACTATTGAAGCAATAGATAATATAAGTGTAACTTTAAATACAAAAGAAGGTAAGCTAATTGTTCCTATAAAGGAAATTGTAGAAAACAGAGTTAAGTTAGGATAG
- a CDS encoding energy transducer TonB, with amino-acid sequence MSFLDTRHKKKSFTLTTFLLSVLLLVLFYIGLTYMDPPIENGISVNFGTTEFGNGKVQPKEKIRSEPLDTPPVEPSKQEEVVEEIEEVAEDVPEEVVAKEAPAEKVLTQENEESIKIKKAEEAKKKAEDVQKAAKKKAEDAQKKAKAEAAKKAQEKKAAEDKARKEQEAKKKKLDALIGGISKSDGNASGSEGDDNRAGDKGQPDGDPYATSYYGSPGSGSGTGGYGLNGRSLVGKGQVKQQCNEEGRVVVKIIVDRNGNVVSATPGVKGTTNNSPCLLDPAKKTAMKHKWNLDSNAPSQQVGFVVVNFKLGE; translated from the coding sequence ATGTCATTCCTAGACACGAGACACAAAAAAAAATCATTTACACTTACTACATTTCTACTAAGTGTACTCTTGCTTGTATTATTCTATATAGGCCTTACTTATATGGACCCACCTATCGAAAATGGAATTTCCGTTAATTTCGGTACAACTGAATTTGGTAATGGAAAGGTACAGCCTAAAGAGAAGATTCGTTCAGAACCTTTGGATACACCACCCGTTGAGCCTTCAAAGCAAGAAGAAGTTGTAGAAGAGATAGAGGAGGTTGCAGAAGATGTACCTGAGGAAGTCGTTGCTAAAGAAGCTCCAGCGGAAAAGGTATTGACGCAAGAGAACGAAGAATCCATCAAAATTAAAAAGGCAGAGGAAGCTAAGAAAAAAGCGGAGGATGTTCAGAAGGCTGCTAAGAAAAAGGCGGAAGACGCTCAGAAAAAAGCAAAGGCCGAAGCTGCTAAAAAAGCACAAGAGAAAAAAGCTGCAGAAGATAAAGCGCGTAAAGAACAAGAAGCGAAAAAGAAAAAGCTTGATGCCCTTATTGGTGGTATCAGTAAATCTGATGGTAATGCATCAGGCAGTGAAGGTGACGATAATAGAGCAGGAGATAAAGGACAACCTGATGGTGACCCTTATGCAACCAGTTATTATGGAAGTCCGGGTTCTGGCAGCGGAACTGGCGGTTACGGACTAAACGGCCGTTCTTTGGTTGGTAAAGGTCAAGTTAAACAACAATGTAACGAAGAGGGTAGAGTAGTGGTGAAAATCATTGTGGACCGGAATGGAAATGTTGTAAGTGCCACGCCAGGCGTTAAAGGAACTACTAATAATAGTCCTTGCTTATTGGATCCTGCAAAGAAAACAGCTATGAAGCACAAATGGAATCTAGATTCCAATGCACCAAGTCAGCAAGTAGGTTTTGTGGTAGTCAACTTTAAATTGGGAGAGTGA